One stretch of Qipengyuania gelatinilytica DNA includes these proteins:
- the rpsK gene encoding 30S ribosomal protein S11 — MAREPGRVRRRDKKNISSGVAHINASFNNTMITITDAQGNAISWSSAGMMGFKGSRKSTPYAAQVAADDAGRKAAEHGVRTLEVEVKGPGSGRESALRGLAAVGFTITSIRDVTPIPHNGVRPSKRRRV; from the coding sequence ATGGCACGCGAACCAGGCCGCGTAAGGCGCCGCGACAAGAAGAACATCTCTTCGGGCGTCGCGCACATCAACGCCAGCTTCAACAACACGATGATCACCATCACCGACGCGCAGGGCAATGCTATCAGCTGGTCCAGCGCCGGCATGATGGGCTTCAAGGGTAGCCGCAAGTCGACTCCCTATGCCGCACAGGTTGCCGCCGACGACGCAGGCCGCAAGGCTGCCGAACACGGCGTCCGCACCCTCGAGGTCGAAGTGAAGGGCCCGGGTTCGGGCCGTGAGAGTGCACTGCGCGGTCTCGCCGCAGTGGGCTTCACGATCACCTCGATCCGCGACGTGACGCCGATCCCGCACAACGGGGTCCGTCCTTCCAAGCGTCGCCGCGTCTGA
- the rpsM gene encoding 30S ribosomal protein S13: MARIAGVNIPTNKRVIIALTYIHGIGRTKAVEIADKLGIDHATRVQDLTDEELLRVRETIDEEHTVEGDLRRETAMNIKRLMDLRSYRGLRHRAGLPVRGQRTHTNARTRKGKAKPIAGKKK, encoded by the coding sequence GTGGCTCGTATTGCCGGGGTAAACATCCCCACAAACAAGCGCGTTATCATCGCGCTCACCTACATTCACGGTATCGGCCGTACCAAGGCTGTCGAAATCGCCGACAAGCTCGGCATCGATCACGCCACGCGCGTCCAGGACCTCACCGACGAGGAACTGCTTCGCGTTCGTGAAACCATCGATGAAGAGCATACGGTAGAAGGTGACCTTCGTCGCGAAACCGCGATGAACATCAAGCGCCTCATGGACCTGCGTTCCTATCGCGGCCTTCGCCATCGTGCCGGTCTGCCCGTTCGCGGCCAGCGCACCCACACCAATGCCCGCACCCGCAAGGGTAAGGCCAAGCCGATCGCCGGCAAGAAGAAGTAA